A genomic stretch from Pseudoliparis swirei isolate HS2019 ecotype Mariana Trench chromosome 18, NWPU_hadal_v1, whole genome shotgun sequence includes:
- the LOC130209015 gene encoding protein polybromo-1-like isoform X6 → MKNNEYESVEHIDSDLMRMFENAKRYNVPHSSIYKRALKLQHVQQMKRKELLQRDDDDGDSMLSSATSDTSSTKRKSQKNTKKNRMKALFAAVAEAREAGTGRRLCDLFMVKPSKKDYPDYYKVILEPMDLRNIEHNIRSDKYMTEDAMVEEMKLMFRNARHYNEEGSQVYNDADILEKIMKDRRRDLGPVTDDDDIMSPKLKIRKNSITLKKSKYLTPLQQKLNELYEAVKNFTDKRGRRLSTIFLRLPSRAELPDYYIAIKKPVDMEKIKSHMLANKYQDVDALVEDLVLMFNNACTYNEPESLIYRDALMLHRVLLETRRDLEGGDDVHVPDVPRLIQDLIRSLFVSVFGHQDDEGRCYSDSLAEIPALDPSNPEKPPLNFEIIRTNADRGCYKRLDVFQDHMFEVLEKARRLNRTDSEIFEDAVELQQFFIRIRDELCKNGEILMSPALSYTSKHLHSDVEKEKKEKLPKEFEEDKIKREEEKKEAEKREDSVGGSWQSSLQRTYSQDCSFKDSMYHVGDYVYVEPAQPNLQPHIIYIERLWQDDTGEKWLYGCWFYRPNETFHLATRKFLEKEVFKSDYYNKAPVSKILGKCVVMFVKEYFKLHPEGFRTEDVYICESRYSAKSKSFKKIKMWAMPLSSVRFHPREVPLPVVRVASMFATKQEEKPPEIVDEIKMPDGIVDKEKEDVPMEMTNGEPGCQYHEQLSYNNLWLKVGDCVYIGSHGLVRHRVGRIEKMWMRDGAGYFFGPIFIHPEETEHEPTKMFYKKEVFLSNLEETCPMTCIIGKCVVSSFKDYMSCRPTEVPEENVLLCESRYIESEKQMKKFKGLKRFSLSGKVVEDEIYYFRKVIVPQKEPSPLLDKKIEKLEAKFADMTDEELEDLGDDDGELGDQSRLRKQSSMSSDIDIMPYTPPQSTPKSMKGLSKKEGSKRKINMSGYILFSSEMRAVIKAQHPDFSFGELSRLVGTEWRNLEGSKKAEYEERAAKLAEQQERDRAQHQTSPRAGTPVGALVGVVPPPITMGMLNPNMMHASEGMMLPWGLGEGMVSMTGMLPHLMGGPVFPQHLLPVMPGFPGMPYFGGMGGGPGNIHGSQMGQGQQAPPPYPGQMGQPAHQQPSTPMFVSPPAKSQRLLHSEAYLRYIEGLSAESSTISKWDQALSVQKQDVRLTKEQESRLPSHWLKSKGAHKTMADALWRLRDLMLRDTLNIRQTHNL, encoded by the exons ATGAAGAACAATGAGTATGAGAGTGTGGAGCATATTGACTCTGATCTGATGCGGATGTTTGAGAATGCCAAACGCTACAATGTTCCTCACTCCTCCATCTACAAACGTGCACTCAAACTCCAACACGTCCAACAG ATGAAGAGAAAGGAGCTGTTGCAGAGAGATGATGACGATGGAGACAGCATGCTCTCCTCTGCCACGTCTGACACCAGcagcacaaaaagaaaaag tcAGAAGAATACAAAGAAAAACCGAATGAAAGCTCTCTTTGCTGCTGTGGCTGAGGCACGAGAAGCTGGAACTGGACGCAGACTGTGTGACCTCTTCATGGTCAAGCCCTCGAAGAAGGACTATCCTGACTACTACAAGGTCATCCTGGAACCAATGGACCTCAGGAACATTGAGCACAACATCCGCTCAGACAAGTACATGACTGAAGATGCAATGGTGGAGGAAATGAAGCTGATGTTCCGCAATGCTCGACACTACAATGAAGAAGGCTCCCAG GTCTACAACGATGCTGACATTCTAGAGAAGATTATGAAAGACAGACGCAGGGATCTTGGTCCAGTGACGGATGATGATGACATAATGTCCCCAAAGTTAAAAATAA GAAAGAACAGTATTACACTGAAGAAGTCCAAGTACTTAACACCCTTACAGCAGAAGCTGAATGAGCTTTATGAGGCCGTCAAGAACTTCACAGATAAACGGGGCCGTCGCCTCAGCACAATCTTCCTACGGCTGCCGTCTCGTGCCGAGCTTCCCGACTACTACATTGCCATCAAGAAACCTGTGGACATGGAGAAGATCAAGAGCCACATGTTGGCTAATAAGTACCAGGATGTTGATGCACTGGTGGAGGACTTGGTGCTCATGTTCAACAATGCCTGTACCTACAACGAGCCTGAGTCTCTGATATACCGCGACGCTCTCATGCTGCACAGGGTGCTGTTAGAGACGAGGCGTGACCTCGAGGGAGGAGATGATGTCCATGTTCCTGATGTGCCCCGCCTCATCCAGGATCTTATCCGCagcctctttgtctctgtgttcgGCCACCAAGATGATGAGGGCCGCTGCTACAGTGATTCACTCGCTGAGATTCCCGCCCTAGATCCCTCAAATCCTGAGAAGCCACCACTCAACTTTGAGATTATCAGGACTAATGCAGATCGAGGCTGTTATAAGAGGCTGGATGTGTTTCAGGAccacatgtttgaagtgctggAAAAGGCTCGACGACTGAATAG GACCGATTCTGAGATCTTTGAAGATGCTGTGGAACTGCAGCAGTTCTTCATCCGAATCAGAGACGAGCTGTGTAAGAACGGAGAGATCTTGATGTCTCCTGCTCTCAGCTACACCTCCAAACATCTGCATAGTGATgtggaaaaggagaagaaagagaagctcCCCAAGGAGTTTGAGGAGGACAAAATCaaaagggaggaggaaaaaaaag AAGCTGAGAAGAGAGAGGACTCTGTTGGAGGATCATGGCAGTCGAGCCTGCAACGCACATACAGCCAGGACTGCAGCTTCAAGGACAGCATGTACCACGTGGGAGACTATGTTTATGTGGAGCCGGCACAGCCAAACCTCCAGCCTCATATCATCTACATTGAACGCCTTTGGCAAGACGATACTG GTGAGAAGTGGCTGTACGGCTGCTGGTTCTACAGACCAAATGAAACATTCCATCTCGCCACAAGGAAGTTCTTGGAGAAGGAAGTTTTTAAAAGCGACTATTACAACAAAGCTCCTGTCAGCAAGATTCTTGGCAAATGTGTGGTCATGTTTGTAAAG GAGTACTTCAAACTTCACCCAGAAGGCTTCAGAACTGAGGATGTCTACATCTGTGAATCGCGCTACTCTGCCAAGTCCAAGTCTTTCAAGAAGATCAAGATGTGGGCCATGCCCTTGAGCTCTGTTCGGTTTCATCCCAGAGAGGTCCCCCTACCCGTTGTCCGTGTAGCGTCCATGTTTGCCACCAAACAAGAGGAGAAACCGCCAGAGATAGTGGATGAAATCAAAATGCCAGATGGTATTGTAGACAAG gagaaggaggatgtTCCAATGGAAATGACCAATGGGGAGCCAGGGTGTCAGTACCATGAGCAGCTCAGCTACAACAACCTGTGGCTGAAAGTGGGAGACTGTGTTTACATAGGTTCACATGGACTTGTGCGCCACCGCGTGGGCAG AATTGAGAAAATGTGGATGAGAGATGGAGCAGGCTACTTCTTTGGTCCAATCTTCATCCATCCAGAGGAAACAGAGCATGAGCCCACTAAGATGTTCTACAAGAAGGAAGTATTCCTTAGCAACCTTGAGGAGACTTGCCCGATGACCTGCATCATAG GGAAGTGTGTGGTGTCGTCCTTCAAAGACTACATGTCGTGTCGGCCAACTGAAGTGCCTGAAGAGAACGTTCTACTCTGTGAGAGCCGCTATATCGAGAGTGAGAAGCAGATGAAGAAGTTTAAGGGTCTTAAGCGCTTTTCACTCTCTGGGAAAGTGGTGGAAGATGAAATTTACTATTTTAG GAAGGTCATCGTGCCCCAGAAGGAGCCTTCCCCTCTGCTGGACAAGAAAATTGAGAAACTGGAGGCTAAGTTTGCTGATATGACAGATGAGGAGCTGGAGGATCTTGGGGATGACGATGGCGAGCTAGGGGACCAGTCTCGCCTTCGAAAGCAATCTTCCATGTCTAGTGACATTGATATCATGCCTTACACTCCCCCACAG TCCACACCAAAATCTATGAAGGGTCTTTCAAAGAAGGAGGGCTCAAAGCGAAAGATCAACATGAGCGGCTACATCCTGTTCAGCAGTGAGATGCGAGCAGTCATCAAAGCCCAACACCCAGACTTCTCCTTTGGGGAGCTGAGTCGCCTCGTTGGCACTGAGTGGAGAAACCTGGAGGGTTCCAAGAAAGCAGAATATGAAG AGCGAGCCGCTAAATTGGCAGAGCAGCAGGAGCGTGACAGGGCCCAGCATCAGACGTCCCCTAGAGCAGGTACCCCAGTAGGGGCACTGGTGGGGGTAGTGCCTCCCCCAATAACCATGGGGATGCTAAATCCTAACATGATGCATGCGTCAG AAGGTATGATGCTCCCGTGGGGCCTCGGTGAAGGCATGGTTAGTATGACTGGCATGCTACCACATCTCATGGGGGGGCCTGTTTTCCCTCAACATCTCCTCCCTGTTATGCCTGGGTTCCCTGGAATGCCGTACTTTG GAGGCATGGGAGGTGGTCCCGGAAACATTCATGGATCCCAG ATGGGCCAAGGACAGCAGGCTCCGCCACCGTACCCAGGTCAGATGGGACAACCCGCACACCAGCAGCCCTCCACCCCGATGTTTGTGTCCCCTCCAGCCAAGTCTCAGCGGCTGCTCCACTCTGAGGCCTACCTCAGATACATCGAGGGCTTATCTGCAGAGTCCTCTACCATCAGCAAGTGGGATCAAGCTCTCTCAG TTCAAAAACAAGATGTGCGCCTCACTAAAGAGCAAGAAAGCAGACTACCATCGCATTGGCTGAAGAGTAAGGGCGCACACAAGACAATGGCAGATGCACTTTGGCGACTGCGTGACCTGATGCTCCGAGA